A DNA window from Syngnathus typhle isolate RoL2023-S1 ecotype Sweden linkage group LG2, RoL_Styp_1.0, whole genome shotgun sequence contains the following coding sequences:
- the ythdf1 gene encoding YTH domain-containing family protein 1 isoform X1 — MMSAASIDPQISKGQDASKGFPVSVQNGSLHQKDTVHDNDFEPYLTGQSNQNNSYQSMTDPYLSSYYAPSIGFPYPLSEAPWSTGGDPPIPYLTPYAPLSNGDHHFMHDTVFGQPGGLSSSIYPHRFNFFPENPAFSAWGTSGSQGQQTQSSAYGGSYSYPPSSLGGTLVPDGQTGFHSDTLNKAPGMNNLEQGMLSLKIGGDVTAGGSGVKTAGSVIGGSGVAVAAGNGGTVGMPPPKPASWAAIASKPAKLQQQKTKNKLGAPIGGGPLPPAPVKHNMVDIDTWDNKVSVTKMAAPLQHHHHHHHHHHQQQHQPQPLHSHPGSLLPPLQQSLQSAQSLVQQMTMPGPPPPPMQSYQNHNSAPAPQTRWVAPRNRNLCYGSGSLDSSGSSSGGVGNGCGGGPEPGSESHPVLEKLRAAHSYNPKDFEWNLKNGRVFIIKSYSEDDIHRSIKYSIWCSTEHGNKRLDLAFRTMNSKGPVYLLFSVNGSGHFCGVAEMRSPVDYGTSAGVWAQDKWKGKFDVNWLFVKDVPNSQLRHIRLENNDNKPVTNSRDTQEVPLEKAKQVLKIIATYKHTTSIFDDFSHYERKQEEEEVVKKVSVASAAFQFIHFSPP; from the exons ATGATGTCCGCCGCCAGCATTGACCCGCAG ATCTCGAAAGGACAAGATGCCAGTAAAG GCTTTCCTGTGTCAGTGCAGAACGGCTCTCTGCACCAGAAGGACACGGTTCACGATAATGactttgagccctatctcactGGCCAGTCCAACCAG AATAACAGCTATCAGTCCATGACTGACCCTTACCTGTCCAGCTACTACGCCCCCTCCATCGGGTTCCCCTACCCCCTCAGTGAGGCTCCGTGGTCCACAGGTGGTGACCCACCTATCCCCTACCTGACGCCTTATGCGCCCCTCAGCAACGGGGACCACCACTTCATGCACGACACGGTATTTGGCCAGCCAGGGGGACTCAGCAGCAGCATTTATCCGCACAGGTTTAACTTTTTCCCAGAGAACCCGGCCTTCTCCGCCTGGGGCACCAGCGGTTCTCAGGGCCAGCAGACCCAGAGCTCAGCCTACGGGGGAAGTTACAGCTACCCGCCCAGCTCCTTGGGAGGCACTTTAGTCCCAGATGGCCAGACAGGGTTCCATAGCGACACCCTCAATAAGGCCCCGGGTATGAACAACCTGGAGCAGGGTATGCTGAGCCTTAAAATCGGCGGGGATGTGACGGCCGGGGGCTCGGGCGTGAAGACGGCCGGCTCTGTGATTGGCGGCAGCGGTGTTGCCGTCGCCGCGGGCAACGGGGGTACGGTGGGCATGCCGCCCCCAAAACCCGCGTCGTGGGCCGCCATTGCGAGTAAACCCGCCAAATTGCAGCAACAAAAGACCAAAAACAAACTCGGCGCGCCCATCGGTGGCGGCCCGCTCCCCCCAGCGCCGGTCAAACACAACATGGTGGACATTGACACGTGGGATAATAAAGTTTCCGTCACAAAGATGGCTGCTCCTTTGcagcaccatcaccaccaccaccaccaccaccaccaacagcAGCACCAGCCGCAGCCGCTTCATTCTCACCCCGGCAGCCTCCTACCCCCCCTGCAGCAGTCGCTCCAGTCGGCCCAGTCTCTGGTCCAGCAGATGACCATGCCgggtcccccgcctcccccgatGCAGTCCTACCAGAACCACAACTCGGCTCCGGCGCCACAGACCCGCTGGGTGGCCCCTCGCAATCGCAACTTATGCTACGGCAGCGGGAGCTTGGACAGCAGCGGTTCGTCCAGCGGCGGGGTCGGTAATGGCTGCGGCGGGGGACCCGAACCGGGCTCTGAATCACACCCGGTGCTGGAGAAGCTGCGCGCAGCCCACAGTTACAACCCGAAGGATTTTGAGTGGAACCTGAAAAATGGCCGCGTGTTCATCATCAAGAGCTACTCGGAAGACGACATCCATCGCTCTATCAAGTACTCCATCTGGTGCAGCACGGAGCACGGCAACAAACGATTGGACTTGGCCTTCAGGACCATGAACTCTAAGGGTCCTGTGTATTTGTTGTTCAGCGTCAACGGCAGCGGCCATTTCTGCGGCGTGGCGGAAATGCGCTCGCCCGTGGACTACGGCACCAGCGCCGGCGTTTGGGCGCAGGACAAGTGGAAGGGCAAGTTTGACGTGAACTGGTTGTTTGTTAAAGACGTGCCCAATAGCCAGTTGCGCCACATCCGCCTGGAGAACAACGACAACAAGCCGGTCACCAACTCTCGCGACACTCAAGAGGTTCCTCTGGAGAAGGCCAAGCAGGTGCTCAAGATCATTGCCACCTACAAACACACCACCTCCATCTTTGATGACTTTTCCCACTATGAGAggaagcaggaggaggaggaagtggtGAAAAAGGTCAGTGTTGCGTCCGCTGCATTCCAATTCATCCATTTCAGTCCCCCGTAA
- the si:dkey-70p6.1 gene encoding basic salivary proline-rich protein 2 isoform X3, producing MAKVSRQLPQIPSGTGEDGEHTYSEVGRSSSATRTDDALYAMVGRAGQTDTPAPPAVPANTPAPPDPDGDVEGGLPEPEAQVVSAPHPQETAEYACVRKLRRADKAPQKRDSGTDTGDPPVPPPPQHPPPSHPAPPPPHPHSTKLPRRNMDAFNVPSFPKEVMFMGNGEQYIWKPPEDEDVLMLHNKALVPLGAHTMENIQPSAAVVAEMYSKVCKPAKKKRAVPGSPPSNPGFRTLGRPDRDRERDGGFSVVVKPQTWAPQEGKVPVGSLDDHCYESFGTEECEPAYENLEGGVGWRRERAPNTCATLRPRRKKAQQPLQQQQPPPPPPTQHNPKLQHLPAKALLLPGESLYESIGDVKQGATTSSTTTIFTFNDGMEMYVTGL from the exons ATGGCAAAAGTAA GCAGGCAGCTTCCCCAGATTCCCTCTGGGACTGGAGAGGACGGAGAGCACACTTACTCAGAAGTGGGCCGAAGCTCCTCCGCCACGCGAACTGACGACGCGCTCTATGCCATGGTAGGCAGGGCAGGTCAGACGGACACTCCGgcccctccggccgtccctGCCAACACCCCGGCGCCGCCCGACCCGGACGGGGACGTGGAAGGGGGCCTGCCTGAACCCGAAGCCCAGGTGGTGTCCGCGCCTCACCCCCAAGAGACGGCGGAGTACGCCTGCGTCAGGAAGCTGAGGAGAGCGGACAAGGCGCCCCAGAAGAGGGACAGCGGGACGGACACGGGGGACCCGCCGGTGCCTCCGCCACCGCAACACCCCCCGCCTTCTCACCCTGCCCCTCCGCCGCCACATCCTCACAGCACAAAGTTGCCCCGGAGGAACATGGATGCCTTTAATGTGCCGTCATTCCCCAAG GAAGTGATGTTTATGGGAAATGGAGAGCAGTACATTTGGAAGCCTCCAGAGGATGAAGATGTCCTCATGCTCCACAATAAGGCCCTGGTACCTCTGGGGGCGCACACCATGGAGAACATCCAACCATCTGCTGCAGTG GTGGCTGAGATGTATTCCAAGGTGTGTAAGCCGGCCAAGAAGAAACGAGCCGTACCCGGATCGCCGCCGTCCAATCCCGGCTTCAGGACCTTGGGTCGCCCCGACCGGGACCGGGAACGCGACGGGGGATTTAGCGTAGTGGTCAAGCCCCAGACGTGGGCCCCTCAGGAGGGCAAAGTGCCCGTGGGCTCCCTGGACGACCACTGCTACGAGTCCTTCGGGACAGAGGAGTGCGAGCCGGCCTACGAGAACCTGGAAGGCGGAGTCGGTTGGAGGCGAGAGCGAGCGCCCAACACGTGCGCCACCTTGCGGCCCAGGAGGAAGAAGGCGCAGCAgcctttgcagcagcagcaaccgcCTCCTCCGCCACCCACGCAGCACAACCCCAAATTACAGCACCTGCCCGCCAAAGCCCTGCTGCTGCCCGGGGAAAGCCTGTACGAGAGCATCGGTGACGTCAAGCAGGGCGCCACCACCTCCAGCACCACCACCATCTTCACCTTCAACGACGGCATGGAGATGTACGTCACGGGGCTCTGA
- the ythdf1 gene encoding YTH domain-containing family protein 1 isoform X2 translates to MMSAASIDPQISKGQDASKGFPVSVQNGSLHQKDTVHDNDFEPYLTGQSNQNNSYQSMTDPYLSSYYAPSIGFPYPLSEAPWSTGGDPPIPYLTPYAPLSNGDHHFMHDTVFGQPGGLSSSIYPHRFNFFPENPAFSAWGTSGSQGQQTQSSAYGGSYSYPPSSLGGTLVPDGQTGFHSDTLNKAPGMNNLEQGMLSLKIGGDVTAGGSGVKTAGSVIGGSGVAVAAGNGGTVGMPPPKPASWAAIASKPAKLQQQKTKNKLGAPIGGGPLPPAPVKHNMVDIDTWDNKVSVTKMAAPLQHHHHHHHHHHQQQHQPQPLHSHPGSLLPPLQQSLQSAQSLVQQMTMPGPPPPPMQSYQNHNSAPAPQTRWVAPRNRNLCYGSGSLDSSGSSSGGVGNGCGGGPEPGSESHPVLEKLRAAHSYNPKDFEWNLKNGRVFIIKSYSEDDIHRSIKYSIWCSTEHGNKRLDLAFRTMNSKGPVYLLFSVNGSGHFCGVAEMRSPVDYGTSAGVWAQDKWKGKFDVNWLFVKDVPNSQLRHIRLENNDNKPVTNSRDTQEVPLEKAKQVLKIIATYKHTTSIFDDFSHYERKQEEEEVVKKDRQK, encoded by the exons ATGATGTCCGCCGCCAGCATTGACCCGCAG ATCTCGAAAGGACAAGATGCCAGTAAAG GCTTTCCTGTGTCAGTGCAGAACGGCTCTCTGCACCAGAAGGACACGGTTCACGATAATGactttgagccctatctcactGGCCAGTCCAACCAG AATAACAGCTATCAGTCCATGACTGACCCTTACCTGTCCAGCTACTACGCCCCCTCCATCGGGTTCCCCTACCCCCTCAGTGAGGCTCCGTGGTCCACAGGTGGTGACCCACCTATCCCCTACCTGACGCCTTATGCGCCCCTCAGCAACGGGGACCACCACTTCATGCACGACACGGTATTTGGCCAGCCAGGGGGACTCAGCAGCAGCATTTATCCGCACAGGTTTAACTTTTTCCCAGAGAACCCGGCCTTCTCCGCCTGGGGCACCAGCGGTTCTCAGGGCCAGCAGACCCAGAGCTCAGCCTACGGGGGAAGTTACAGCTACCCGCCCAGCTCCTTGGGAGGCACTTTAGTCCCAGATGGCCAGACAGGGTTCCATAGCGACACCCTCAATAAGGCCCCGGGTATGAACAACCTGGAGCAGGGTATGCTGAGCCTTAAAATCGGCGGGGATGTGACGGCCGGGGGCTCGGGCGTGAAGACGGCCGGCTCTGTGATTGGCGGCAGCGGTGTTGCCGTCGCCGCGGGCAACGGGGGTACGGTGGGCATGCCGCCCCCAAAACCCGCGTCGTGGGCCGCCATTGCGAGTAAACCCGCCAAATTGCAGCAACAAAAGACCAAAAACAAACTCGGCGCGCCCATCGGTGGCGGCCCGCTCCCCCCAGCGCCGGTCAAACACAACATGGTGGACATTGACACGTGGGATAATAAAGTTTCCGTCACAAAGATGGCTGCTCCTTTGcagcaccatcaccaccaccaccaccaccaccaccaacagcAGCACCAGCCGCAGCCGCTTCATTCTCACCCCGGCAGCCTCCTACCCCCCCTGCAGCAGTCGCTCCAGTCGGCCCAGTCTCTGGTCCAGCAGATGACCATGCCgggtcccccgcctcccccgatGCAGTCCTACCAGAACCACAACTCGGCTCCGGCGCCACAGACCCGCTGGGTGGCCCCTCGCAATCGCAACTTATGCTACGGCAGCGGGAGCTTGGACAGCAGCGGTTCGTCCAGCGGCGGGGTCGGTAATGGCTGCGGCGGGGGACCCGAACCGGGCTCTGAATCACACCCGGTGCTGGAGAAGCTGCGCGCAGCCCACAGTTACAACCCGAAGGATTTTGAGTGGAACCTGAAAAATGGCCGCGTGTTCATCATCAAGAGCTACTCGGAAGACGACATCCATCGCTCTATCAAGTACTCCATCTGGTGCAGCACGGAGCACGGCAACAAACGATTGGACTTGGCCTTCAGGACCATGAACTCTAAGGGTCCTGTGTATTTGTTGTTCAGCGTCAACGGCAGCGGCCATTTCTGCGGCGTGGCGGAAATGCGCTCGCCCGTGGACTACGGCACCAGCGCCGGCGTTTGGGCGCAGGACAAGTGGAAGGGCAAGTTTGACGTGAACTGGTTGTTTGTTAAAGACGTGCCCAATAGCCAGTTGCGCCACATCCGCCTGGAGAACAACGACAACAAGCCGGTCACCAACTCTCGCGACACTCAAGAGGTTCCTCTGGAGAAGGCCAAGCAGGTGCTCAAGATCATTGCCACCTACAAACACACCACCTCCATCTTTGATGACTTTTCCCACTATGAGAggaagcaggaggaggaggaagtggtGAAAAAG
- the si:dkey-70p6.1 gene encoding basic salivary proline-rich protein 2 isoform X2: MASMQDGLNFTAPPYGKVLLLGAIAAASAFVVTILIVVLCVGCQRKGKAHNVPSEGGKHRLMDMGILRQSKLRSISKSDTEMNKMNCNGKSRAGQTDTPAPPAVPANTPAPPDPDGDVEGGLPEPEAQVVSAPHPQETAEYACVRKLRRADKAPQKRDSGTDTGDPPVPPPPQHPPPSHPAPPPPHPHSTKLPRRNMDAFNVPSFPKEVMFMGNGEQYIWKPPEDEDVLMLHNKALVPLGAHTMENIQPSAAVVAEMYSKVCKPAKKKRAVPGSPPSNPGFRTLGRPDRDRERDGGFSVVVKPQTWAPQEGKVPVGSLDDHCYESFGTEECEPAYENLEGGVGWRRERAPNTCATLRPRRKKAQQPLQQQQPPPPPPTQHNPKLQHLPAKALLLPGESLYESIGDVKQGATTSSTTTIFTFNDGMEMYVTGL, translated from the exons ATGGCCTCCATGCAGGACGGGCTGAACTTCACGGCTCCTCCCTATGGCAAGGTCCTGCTGCTGGGTGCCATCGCTGCCGCCTCAGCCTTCGTAGTCACTATCCTCATCGTGGTACTCTGCGTGGGCTGCCAGAG GAAGGGAAAGGCACACAATGTCCCCAGTGAAGGTGGGAAACACCGTCTCATGGACATG GGTATACTCAGGCAGTCCAAGCTACGGTCCATCAGTAAATCAGACACCGAGATGAACAAGATGAACTGCAATGGCAAAA GCAGGGCAGGTCAGACGGACACTCCGgcccctccggccgtccctGCCAACACCCCGGCGCCGCCCGACCCGGACGGGGACGTGGAAGGGGGCCTGCCTGAACCCGAAGCCCAGGTGGTGTCCGCGCCTCACCCCCAAGAGACGGCGGAGTACGCCTGCGTCAGGAAGCTGAGGAGAGCGGACAAGGCGCCCCAGAAGAGGGACAGCGGGACGGACACGGGGGACCCGCCGGTGCCTCCGCCACCGCAACACCCCCCGCCTTCTCACCCTGCCCCTCCGCCGCCACATCCTCACAGCACAAAGTTGCCCCGGAGGAACATGGATGCCTTTAATGTGCCGTCATTCCCCAAG GAAGTGATGTTTATGGGAAATGGAGAGCAGTACATTTGGAAGCCTCCAGAGGATGAAGATGTCCTCATGCTCCACAATAAGGCCCTGGTACCTCTGGGGGCGCACACCATGGAGAACATCCAACCATCTGCTGCAGTG GTGGCTGAGATGTATTCCAAGGTGTGTAAGCCGGCCAAGAAGAAACGAGCCGTACCCGGATCGCCGCCGTCCAATCCCGGCTTCAGGACCTTGGGTCGCCCCGACCGGGACCGGGAACGCGACGGGGGATTTAGCGTAGTGGTCAAGCCCCAGACGTGGGCCCCTCAGGAGGGCAAAGTGCCCGTGGGCTCCCTGGACGACCACTGCTACGAGTCCTTCGGGACAGAGGAGTGCGAGCCGGCCTACGAGAACCTGGAAGGCGGAGTCGGTTGGAGGCGAGAGCGAGCGCCCAACACGTGCGCCACCTTGCGGCCCAGGAGGAAGAAGGCGCAGCAgcctttgcagcagcagcaaccgcCTCCTCCGCCACCCACGCAGCACAACCCCAAATTACAGCACCTGCCCGCCAAAGCCCTGCTGCTGCCCGGGGAAAGCCTGTACGAGAGCATCGGTGACGTCAAGCAGGGCGCCACCACCTCCAGCACCACCACCATCTTCACCTTCAACGACGGCATGGAGATGTACGTCACGGGGCTCTGA
- the si:dkey-70p6.1 gene encoding basic salivary proline-rich protein 2 isoform X1, protein MASMQDGLNFTAPPYGKVLLLGAIAAASAFVVTILIVVLCVGCQRKGKAHNVPSEGGKHRLMDMGILRQSKLRSISKSDTEMNKMNCNGKSRQLPQIPSGTGEDGEHTYSEVGRSSSATRTDDALYAMVGRAGQTDTPAPPAVPANTPAPPDPDGDVEGGLPEPEAQVVSAPHPQETAEYACVRKLRRADKAPQKRDSGTDTGDPPVPPPPQHPPPSHPAPPPPHPHSTKLPRRNMDAFNVPSFPKEVMFMGNGEQYIWKPPEDEDVLMLHNKALVPLGAHTMENIQPSAAVVAEMYSKVCKPAKKKRAVPGSPPSNPGFRTLGRPDRDRERDGGFSVVVKPQTWAPQEGKVPVGSLDDHCYESFGTEECEPAYENLEGGVGWRRERAPNTCATLRPRRKKAQQPLQQQQPPPPPPTQHNPKLQHLPAKALLLPGESLYESIGDVKQGATTSSTTTIFTFNDGMEMYVTGL, encoded by the exons ATGGCCTCCATGCAGGACGGGCTGAACTTCACGGCTCCTCCCTATGGCAAGGTCCTGCTGCTGGGTGCCATCGCTGCCGCCTCAGCCTTCGTAGTCACTATCCTCATCGTGGTACTCTGCGTGGGCTGCCAGAG GAAGGGAAAGGCACACAATGTCCCCAGTGAAGGTGGGAAACACCGTCTCATGGACATG GGTATACTCAGGCAGTCCAAGCTACGGTCCATCAGTAAATCAGACACCGAGATGAACAAGATGAACTGCAATGGCAAAA GCAGGCAGCTTCCCCAGATTCCCTCTGGGACTGGAGAGGACGGAGAGCACACTTACTCAGAAGTGGGCCGAAGCTCCTCCGCCACGCGAACTGACGACGCGCTCTATGCCATGGTAGGCAGGGCAGGTCAGACGGACACTCCGgcccctccggccgtccctGCCAACACCCCGGCGCCGCCCGACCCGGACGGGGACGTGGAAGGGGGCCTGCCTGAACCCGAAGCCCAGGTGGTGTCCGCGCCTCACCCCCAAGAGACGGCGGAGTACGCCTGCGTCAGGAAGCTGAGGAGAGCGGACAAGGCGCCCCAGAAGAGGGACAGCGGGACGGACACGGGGGACCCGCCGGTGCCTCCGCCACCGCAACACCCCCCGCCTTCTCACCCTGCCCCTCCGCCGCCACATCCTCACAGCACAAAGTTGCCCCGGAGGAACATGGATGCCTTTAATGTGCCGTCATTCCCCAAG GAAGTGATGTTTATGGGAAATGGAGAGCAGTACATTTGGAAGCCTCCAGAGGATGAAGATGTCCTCATGCTCCACAATAAGGCCCTGGTACCTCTGGGGGCGCACACCATGGAGAACATCCAACCATCTGCTGCAGTG GTGGCTGAGATGTATTCCAAGGTGTGTAAGCCGGCCAAGAAGAAACGAGCCGTACCCGGATCGCCGCCGTCCAATCCCGGCTTCAGGACCTTGGGTCGCCCCGACCGGGACCGGGAACGCGACGGGGGATTTAGCGTAGTGGTCAAGCCCCAGACGTGGGCCCCTCAGGAGGGCAAAGTGCCCGTGGGCTCCCTGGACGACCACTGCTACGAGTCCTTCGGGACAGAGGAGTGCGAGCCGGCCTACGAGAACCTGGAAGGCGGAGTCGGTTGGAGGCGAGAGCGAGCGCCCAACACGTGCGCCACCTTGCGGCCCAGGAGGAAGAAGGCGCAGCAgcctttgcagcagcagcaaccgcCTCCTCCGCCACCCACGCAGCACAACCCCAAATTACAGCACCTGCCCGCCAAAGCCCTGCTGCTGCCCGGGGAAAGCCTGTACGAGAGCATCGGTGACGTCAAGCAGGGCGCCACCACCTCCAGCACCACCACCATCTTCACCTTCAACGACGGCATGGAGATGTACGTCACGGGGCTCTGA